From Spirosoma aerolatum, one genomic window encodes:
- a CDS encoding response regulator yields MPKPIRCILLVDDDPDDNFLHQIVIDDSGLCDQVRITTTGAEALRYLTDTAHPDYVRPDFILTDINLPGMNGFEFLERYQQLDDQLKCQHAVLVLTTSLNPLDTKRAALLPDIKGYYAKPLTDSILQSIVNQYLHP; encoded by the coding sequence ATGCCCAAACCGATTCGGTGCATTCTGCTGGTTGACGACGACCCCGACGATAACTTTCTGCATCAAATCGTGATCGACGACTCTGGCTTGTGCGATCAGGTACGGATTACCACAACCGGTGCGGAAGCCCTGCGGTACCTGACTGATACCGCCCACCCTGACTATGTACGTCCTGATTTTATTCTGACGGATATTAACCTGCCGGGCATGAATGGGTTCGAGTTTCTGGAACGATATCAGCAACTGGATGATCAACTGAAATGCCAGCATGCCGTTTTGGTGCTGACCACTTCACTCAACCCACTCGATACCAAACGGGCAGCCCTGTTGCCAGACATTAAGGGATATTACGCCAAGCCTCTCACAGACTCCATTTTACAATCAATTGTAAATCAATACCTCCATCCCTAA
- the zwf gene encoding glucose-6-phosphate dehydrogenase, producing MIPATNQRPAATILFIFGGSGDLNLRKLTPALYNLYLDKYLSDRFAVVGLGRSNYTDESFRERLLEGVQSFSRRKNGPDDTWKSFAPMVSYLQMDAGDKASYTKLSDFVAGKEKEWGVQANVVFYLAVAPQLVPGIATNLGKLPLCGDKSRVRIVVEKPFGRDLKTAQELNALLGGLFAEEQIYRIDHYLGKETVQNILALRFANSLFEPIWNRRYVDYVQITAAETVGLEGRGGYYEGSGALRDMIQNHLLQVLCMVATEAPISFDANEVRNKKVDVLNAIRRIKPEEVKDMAVRGQYGPGEKDGKPIPGYREEEGVKPDSTTETFAAVKLFVDNWRWEDVPFYLRTGKSLPEKATVITIQFKPAPYYAFPSEATHSWQSNRLTIGIQPGMDIRLRFQAKRPGQTLAIDPVEMVFSYKDAYAGQEPEAYETLLLDVMTGDATLFMRADQVEAAWKVVTPILDAWESETPDFPNYAPGSWGPEAAMQLVEKDGFHWMMK from the coding sequence ATGATTCCTGCAACTAACCAGCGTCCGGCTGCTACCATTCTGTTTATATTCGGCGGCAGTGGCGATTTGAACCTGCGTAAACTTACTCCCGCTCTCTACAATCTTTACCTCGACAAATACCTGTCTGATCGGTTCGCCGTTGTTGGGCTGGGTCGGAGCAATTATACGGATGAGTCGTTTCGGGAGCGCCTGCTCGAAGGGGTCCAATCGTTCTCCCGTCGGAAGAATGGCCCTGATGATACCTGGAAGTCGTTTGCTCCTATGGTATCGTATCTTCAGATGGATGCTGGGGATAAAGCCTCTTACACGAAATTGTCAGATTTTGTCGCTGGCAAAGAGAAAGAGTGGGGTGTTCAGGCCAATGTGGTGTTTTACCTGGCGGTGGCCCCTCAACTGGTGCCGGGTATTGCCACCAATCTAGGAAAACTTCCTCTCTGTGGGGATAAATCGCGGGTGCGGATTGTGGTTGAGAAGCCCTTCGGACGTGACCTCAAAACGGCACAGGAGTTGAATGCGCTGCTGGGCGGGTTGTTTGCCGAAGAGCAGATTTACCGTATCGATCACTACCTGGGAAAAGAAACGGTACAGAATATTCTGGCCCTTCGGTTTGCCAACTCGTTGTTCGAGCCGATCTGGAATCGTCGTTATGTCGATTATGTACAGATCACAGCAGCTGAAACCGTAGGATTGGAAGGTCGTGGCGGGTATTATGAAGGCTCCGGTGCGCTGCGCGATATGATACAGAATCACCTGCTTCAGGTCTTGTGTATGGTTGCTACGGAAGCACCGATCTCGTTTGATGCCAACGAGGTTCGAAACAAAAAAGTGGATGTCTTGAATGCCATTCGGCGTATAAAGCCCGAAGAGGTGAAAGACATGGCTGTACGTGGGCAATATGGCCCCGGTGAAAAAGACGGCAAGCCGATTCCGGGTTACCGGGAAGAAGAAGGGGTCAAGCCTGATTCAACGACCGAAACGTTTGCCGCTGTCAAGCTGTTTGTCGATAACTGGCGTTGGGAGGATGTACCTTTCTACCTGCGAACGGGGAAGTCGTTGCCCGAAAAAGCGACGGTCATAACCATTCAGTTCAAGCCCGCTCCCTATTACGCTTTTCCATCCGAAGCTACCCATAGCTGGCAGTCGAACCGGCTAACGATCGGTATTCAGCCCGGCATGGATATTCGGTTGCGGTTCCAGGCCAAGCGGCCCGGTCAGACACTCGCCATCGACCCGGTTGAAATGGTGTTTAGCTACAAAGATGCCTATGCTGGTCAGGAGCCCGAAGCCTACGAGACGTTGCTGCTCGATGTAATGACGGGCGATGCCACGCTGTTTATGCGGGCCGATCAGGTCGAAGCCGCCTGGAAAGTGGTTACGCCCATTCTGGATGCCTGGGAGTCCGAAACGCCCGACTTTCCTAACTACGCACCGGGTTCCTGGGGCCCCGAAGCGGCTATGCAACTGGTTGAAAAAGATGGTTTTCACTGGATGATGAAATAA
- a CDS encoding sensor histidine kinase — protein MEQVIDFFRRLTDSSDWPPRWFCGNWTDFHGWLYIGSDLMIWLAYMVIPLILIRYLFVKKGVPLPGVFWLFGAFILLCGLTHLLDAIIFWVPIYRISALVRFLTGLVSIATVLALFRYFNEAVGLRTSKEYERELSFRQQAVLELTRSNEELQQFAYVASHDLQSPLKTIFNYLNLLNNKYAPQLSEDARKLITISMSAAERMRTLIDDLLDFSRVGSNVVFTQVHLNQIVAEVLEEQQEEIQVSGAKLDVGPLPIIKAHPTDLKQVFQNLISNSLKYRKPGISPQITIRAVDESDQFCFAVRDNGIGIEPQYFDRVFQIFQRLHGRHEYSGTGIGLATCKKVVHIYGGQIWIESEPGIGSTFYFTIPKNIKTTHHYAQTDSVHSAG, from the coding sequence ATGGAGCAGGTCATTGACTTTTTCCGACGACTCACTGATTCGAGCGACTGGCCTCCCCGCTGGTTTTGCGGCAACTGGACCGATTTTCATGGCTGGCTCTATATTGGCTCCGATCTGATGATCTGGCTGGCCTATATGGTCATTCCGCTCATTCTGATTCGGTATTTGTTTGTCAAAAAAGGAGTACCGTTACCAGGCGTTTTCTGGCTCTTTGGTGCATTTATTCTACTCTGCGGGCTAACTCACCTGCTGGATGCCATCATTTTCTGGGTACCCATTTACCGGATCAGCGCCCTGGTGCGCTTTCTGACTGGCCTCGTCTCTATTGCTACGGTACTGGCGCTATTTCGGTATTTCAATGAAGCCGTGGGCCTCCGTACATCGAAAGAATACGAGCGTGAGTTATCCTTTCGGCAACAAGCCGTTCTGGAGCTGACCCGGTCGAACGAAGAGTTGCAGCAGTTTGCCTATGTGGCTTCGCATGATCTGCAGTCACCTTTAAAAACCATTTTCAATTACCTCAATTTATTAAACAATAAGTATGCACCACAGCTTTCTGAAGATGCCCGTAAACTGATCACCATTTCGATGAGTGCGGCCGAACGGATGCGTACCCTGATCGACGATCTGCTTGACTTTTCGCGTGTGGGTTCGAATGTAGTGTTTACACAGGTTCATCTGAATCAGATCGTTGCAGAAGTACTGGAAGAGCAACAGGAAGAAATTCAGGTCAGTGGCGCCAAACTGGATGTCGGGCCGCTCCCTATCATTAAGGCCCATCCTACTGACCTGAAACAGGTGTTTCAAAATCTAATATCGAACAGCCTGAAATACCGAAAACCAGGTATTTCGCCACAGATTACAATTCGGGCTGTTGACGAGTCGGATCAGTTCTGTTTTGCGGTACGCGATAATGGCATTGGGATTGAGCCTCAATATTTCGACCGGGTCTTTCAGATTTTCCAACGGCTGCATGGGCGACATGAATATTCAGGCACAGGCATCGGATTAGCAACCTGTAAAAAAGTTGTTCATATTTACGGTGGCCAAATCTGGATTGAGAGTGAACCGGGTATAGGTTCTACTTTTTACTTTACTATTCCTAAAAACATCAAAACGACGCATCATTATGCCCAAACCGATTCGGTGCATTCTGCTGGTTGA
- a CDS encoding cupin domain-containing protein, which produces MTSQLAALFVDDQTLPWETVGEGVKRKIMTYDANLMMVKVAFETGGIGTPHSHYHTQMSYVASGAFDITIGDETRTVREGDAYYIPSNVWHGAVCVEAGVLVDIFTPMREDFVNK; this is translated from the coding sequence ATGACCAGCCAACTTGCTGCCCTTTTTGTCGACGATCAGACGCTGCCGTGGGAAACGGTAGGCGAGGGGGTAAAGCGTAAAATTATGACTTACGATGCCAACCTGATGATGGTCAAAGTAGCCTTCGAGACGGGTGGTATCGGCACACCGCACAGCCACTATCATACACAGATGAGTTATGTGGCTAGCGGGGCTTTCGATATTACCATCGGCGACGAAACACGTACGGTTCGAGAAGGTGATGCCTATTACATTCCATCGAATGTCTGGCACGGGGCTGTCTGCGTCGAAGCGGGTGTACTGGTGGACATCTTTACGCCTATGCGCGAAGACTTCGTTAATAAA
- the rpiB gene encoding ribose 5-phosphate isomerase B yields MKIAIGSDHAGFQYKEAIKQMLIDLGHDVIDKGTYAATPSVDYPLFIRPVAEAVAAGDVERGVVLGGSGNGEAIAANRVRGVRCGLCWNEESARLCRQHNDANVISLGERMMSQETALKLVQIWLDTPFEGGRHLARIQELDNY; encoded by the coding sequence ATGAAAATTGCCATTGGCTCCGATCATGCCGGTTTCCAGTACAAAGAAGCCATCAAACAAATGCTTATCGACCTGGGTCACGATGTAATCGATAAGGGAACCTATGCCGCCACACCTTCTGTCGATTATCCCCTGTTTATCCGTCCGGTTGCCGAAGCCGTTGCTGCTGGTGACGTCGAACGTGGTGTTGTACTGGGTGGATCAGGCAATGGTGAAGCCATAGCTGCCAATCGAGTTCGGGGCGTTCGTTGTGGACTATGCTGGAATGAGGAGTCGGCTCGGTTGTGTCGGCAGCACAACGATGCCAATGTGATTTCGCTGGGCGAACGGATGATGAGTCAGGAAACAGCGCTGAAGCTGGTTCAGATCTGGCTGGATACGCCCTTTGAAGGCGGTCGCCACCTGGCCCGTATTCAGGAACTGGACAATTATTGA